One window of the Marmota flaviventris isolate mMarFla1 chromosome 2, mMarFla1.hap1, whole genome shotgun sequence genome contains the following:
- the Eef1a2 gene encoding elongation factor 1-alpha 2, whose translation MGKEKTHINIVVIGHVDSGKSTTTGHLIYKCGGIDKRTIEKFEKEAAEMGKGSFKYAWVLDKLKAERERGITIDISLWKFETTKYYITIIDAPGHRDFIKNMITGTSQADCAVLIVAAGVGEFEAGISKNGQTREHALLAYTLGVKQLIVGVNKMDSTEPAYSEKRYDEIVKEVSAYIKKIGYNPATVPFVPISGWHGDNMLEPSPNMPWFKGWKVERKEGNASGVSLLEALDTILPPTRPTDKPLRLPLQDVYKIGGIGTVPVGRVETGILRPGMVVTFAPVNITTEVKSVEMHHEALSEALPGDNVGFNVKNVSVKDIRRGNVCGDSKSDPPQEAAQFTSQVIILNHPGQISAGYSPVIDCHTAHIACKFAELKEKIDRRSGKKLEDNPKSLKSGDAAIVEMVPGKPMCVESFSQYPPLGRFAVRDMRQTVAVGVIKNVEKKSGGAGKVTKSAQKAQKAGK comes from the exons ATGGGCAAGGAGAAGACGCACATCAACATCGTGGTCATTGGCCATGTGGACTCAGGCAAGTCCACCACAACAGGCCACCTCATCTACAAATGCGGGGGCATTGACAAGAGGACCATTGAGAAGTTTGAGAAGGAGGCGGCTGAG ATGGGCAAGGGCTCCTTCAAGTATGCCTGGGTGCTGGACAAGTTGAAGGCAGAGCGGGAGCGCGGCATCACCATCGACATCTCGCTCTGGAAGTTTGAGACCACTAAATACTACATCACCATCATCGACGCCCCGGGCCATCGCGACTTCATCAAAAACATGATTACCGGCACCTCCCAG GCGGACTGCGCCGTGCTGATCGTGGCTGCAGGTGTGGGCGAATTTGAGGCGGGCATCTCCAAGAACGGGCAGACCCGAGAGCACGCGCTGCTGGCCTACACCCTGGGGGTGAAGCAGCTCATTGTGGGCGTCAACAAGATGGACTCCACGGAGCCCGCCTATAGCGAGAAGCGCTACGACGAGATTGTTAAGGAGGTCAGCGCCTACATCAAGAAGATTGGCTACAACCCAGCCACGGTGCCCTTCGTACCCATCTCTGGCTGGCATGGAGACAACATGCTGGAGCCTTCACCCAAC ATGCCGTGGTTCAAGGGCTGGAAAGTGGAGCGCAAGGAGGGGAACGCAAGCGGCGTGTCCCTGCTCGAGGCCCTGGACACCATCCTGCCCCCCACACGCCCCACCGACAAGCCCCTGCGCCTGCCTCTGCAGGACGTGTACAAGATTGGCG GCATTGGCACTGTGCCCGTGGGCCGAGTGGAGACGGGCATCCTtcggccgggcatggtggtgacCTTCGCACCAGTGAACATCACCACGGAGGTGAAGTCGGTGGAGATGCACCATGAGGCGCTCAGCGAGGCCCTGCCTGGTGACAACGTCGGCTTCAACGTGAAGAACGTGTCCGTCAAGGACATCCGCCGTGGCAATGTGTGCGGGGACAGCAAGTCTGACCCCCCTCAGGAGGCTGCACAGTTCACCTCCCAG GTCATCATCCTGAACCATCCAGGGCAGATCAGCGCCGGCTACTCGCCGGTCATTGACTGCCACACAGCCCATATCGCCTGCAAGTTTGCCGAGCTGAAGGAAAAGATTGACCGTCGTTCTGGCAAAAAGCTGGAGGACAATCCCAAGTCCCTCAAGTCCGGCGATGCAGCCATTGTGGAGATGGTGCCTGGGAAGCCCATGTGTGTGGAGAGCTTCTCGCAGTACCCACCTCTAG GCCGCTTCGCGGTGCGCGACATGCGGCAGACGGTGGCCGTGGGCGTCATCAAGAACGTGGAGAAGAAGAGCGGCGGCGCCGGCAAGGTCACCAAGTCGGCGCAGAAGGCGCAGAAGGCGGGCAAGTGA